A genome region from Stenotrophomonas maltophilia includes the following:
- a CDS encoding YheT family hydrolase, with product MHAADYQPPRWLRNPHLQSMLSSSRMRLQRGLLLLAATGAVSEELILDGGDGVRLQGWHSHVEGREPKGIALLLHGWEGSAESSYMRMAAARMLEQGFDVVRLNFRDHGNTHHLNPGIFHSNLIDEVVHAAGDVAQRWPQLPLVAAGYSLGGNFVLRLALRAPAAGVPLQRVASVCPVLDPALTMESIENGPAMYDWYFRRKWAGSLRRKRDLFPELSDCDDRVLKLDIRALTAWLVERHTSFGSLQAYFDGYSIAGDRLSTLQVPADILMAQDDPVIPYATFNNWQLPRQAHLETACWGGHCGFIENWRGDGFSERWVAQRLQRVLRA from the coding sequence CTGCATGCGGCTGACTACCAGCCACCGCGCTGGCTGCGCAATCCCCACCTGCAGTCGATGCTCAGCTCCAGCCGCATGCGCCTGCAGCGCGGCCTGCTGCTGCTGGCCGCCACCGGTGCGGTCAGCGAGGAGCTGATCCTGGATGGCGGCGATGGCGTTCGCCTGCAGGGCTGGCACAGCCATGTCGAAGGCCGCGAGCCCAAGGGCATCGCGCTGCTGCTGCATGGCTGGGAAGGCAGTGCCGAATCCAGCTACATGCGCATGGCGGCCGCGCGCATGCTGGAGCAGGGCTTCGACGTGGTGCGGCTGAACTTCCGCGACCACGGCAACACCCATCACCTCAACCCCGGCATCTTCCACTCCAACCTGATCGATGAAGTGGTGCATGCCGCGGGTGACGTCGCCCAGCGCTGGCCGCAGCTGCCGCTGGTGGCCGCCGGCTACTCGCTGGGCGGCAACTTCGTGCTGCGCCTGGCCCTGCGCGCACCGGCCGCCGGCGTGCCGCTGCAGCGCGTGGCCTCGGTGTGCCCGGTGCTCGACCCGGCGCTGACCATGGAAAGCATCGAGAACGGCCCGGCGATGTACGACTGGTACTTCCGCCGCAAGTGGGCCGGTTCGCTGCGCCGCAAGCGTGACCTGTTCCCCGAGCTGAGCGACTGCGACGACCGCGTGCTGAAGCTGGACATCCGCGCGCTGACCGCCTGGCTGGTCGAGCGCCACACCAGCTTCGGCTCGCTGCAGGCCTATTTCGATGGCTACTCTATTGCCGGTGACCGCCTGTCCACCCTGCAGGTGCCGGCCGACATCCTGATGGCACAGGATGACCCGGTGATCCCATATGCCACCTTCAACAACTGGCAGCTGCCACGCCAGGCGCACCTGGAAACCGCCTGCTGGGGCGGCCACTGCGGGTTCATCGAGAACTGGCGCGGCGACGGCTTCTCCGAACGCTGGGTCGCCCAGCGCCTGCAGCGGGTCCTGCGGGCCTGA
- a CDS encoding tetratricopeptide repeat protein, with protein MQDQIIQALRQNQADQAVQLAQAWTLDEPGQANAHRWLALALQQQGNAEEAMEALQKALRLAPDDAQLHLQHAGLLLALRQFEGADEALVRTTGLDPNSFSAYLMQAHLAIGRNDFDEAQRISTLAARVEPDHPELLTIDGMVALRRGDADRALALLSAASKALPDDTRVLYALGFAYLGKDMLAFAEQSFRRVLELNPSLSSLHGLVVQLALRQGNVPAAAEAMQVALQQPEMDVPSMRRLAGELSLRNGQPLQALDYLLPLLETQPEDRQVLQLLLMSWQRLGREDEARARLDAVLDSNDQLHDVWLARLAIEQVGSESAVTAVERWMAAMPAHLPALEARLRLHDMVGEHAQAEAIAERIVSLEPGRVSGETRLVEGLLQRDPAAAVARVQALIELAPEDHRADLRTWMGEIQDRAGQPQDALRTWLSLQADQAPQRLPLPPQAKSPPSWPDKGSIDGDASSAPIFLWGAPGSGVERVATGLAAASPVLRSDRYTNTPPDDAFQNYNTLQDLASGVLTPERLVQRWREQLPARGLQSDTVIDWLLWWDNALLWALRPQLPQGRLVLVLRDPRDMLLDWVAYGAAAPLAMTSLAEASEWLTRALNQIATLHEDDLYPHVLLRIDQIGNDPQAMAELLGRLFERPMPPAAQLGAPRLPAGHWRNYRDVMSAAFAQLTPVAVRLGYPEE; from the coding sequence ATGCAAGACCAGATCATCCAAGCGTTGCGCCAGAACCAGGCCGACCAGGCCGTGCAGCTGGCCCAGGCGTGGACCCTTGACGAACCCGGCCAGGCCAACGCCCACCGCTGGCTGGCGCTTGCGCTGCAGCAGCAGGGCAACGCCGAGGAGGCGATGGAGGCCCTGCAGAAGGCGCTGCGGCTGGCCCCGGACGACGCCCAGCTGCACCTGCAGCATGCCGGCCTTCTGCTGGCACTGCGCCAGTTCGAGGGTGCCGACGAAGCACTGGTGCGCACCACCGGCCTCGATCCGAACTCGTTCTCCGCCTATCTGATGCAGGCGCACCTGGCGATCGGCCGCAATGACTTCGACGAAGCGCAGCGCATCTCGACCCTGGCCGCGCGCGTGGAGCCGGACCATCCGGAACTGCTGACCATCGACGGCATGGTTGCACTGCGCCGCGGTGATGCGGACCGCGCACTGGCGCTGCTGTCGGCGGCCAGCAAGGCGCTGCCGGACGATACCCGCGTGCTGTACGCGCTGGGCTTTGCCTACCTCGGCAAGGACATGCTGGCGTTCGCCGAGCAGTCGTTCCGCCGCGTGCTGGAACTCAATCCGTCGCTGTCCTCGCTGCATGGCCTGGTGGTGCAGCTGGCACTGCGCCAGGGCAACGTGCCGGCCGCCGCCGAGGCCATGCAGGTGGCCCTGCAGCAGCCGGAGATGGACGTACCGTCGATGCGCCGCCTGGCGGGTGAGCTGTCGCTGCGCAATGGCCAGCCGCTGCAGGCCCTGGACTACCTGCTGCCGCTGCTGGAGACGCAGCCGGAAGACCGCCAGGTGCTGCAGCTGCTGCTGATGTCCTGGCAGCGCCTGGGCCGCGAGGACGAAGCGCGCGCACGCCTGGATGCGGTGCTGGACAGCAACGACCAGCTGCACGACGTGTGGCTGGCGCGACTGGCCATCGAGCAGGTGGGCAGCGAAAGCGCCGTGACCGCGGTCGAGCGCTGGATGGCGGCCATGCCCGCGCACCTGCCGGCCCTGGAGGCGCGCCTGCGCCTGCATGACATGGTCGGCGAACATGCTCAGGCTGAAGCGATCGCCGAACGCATCGTCAGCCTGGAACCGGGCCGCGTCAGCGGCGAGACCCGCCTGGTCGAAGGCCTGCTGCAGCGCGATCCCGCCGCCGCCGTGGCCCGCGTGCAGGCGCTGATCGAGCTGGCGCCGGAAGACCATCGCGCCGACCTGCGGACGTGGATGGGCGAGATCCAGGACCGCGCCGGGCAGCCGCAGGACGCGCTGCGCACGTGGCTGTCGCTGCAGGCCGACCAGGCACCGCAGCGCTTGCCACTGCCGCCACAGGCCAAGTCCCCGCCGAGCTGGCCGGACAAGGGCAGCATCGACGGCGATGCCAGCTCCGCGCCGATCTTCCTCTGGGGCGCGCCGGGTTCGGGCGTTGAGCGCGTGGCAACCGGCCTGGCCGCTGCCAGCCCGGTGCTGCGCAGCGACCGCTACACCAACACGCCGCCCGATGATGCGTTCCAGAACTACAACACGCTGCAGGACCTGGCCTCGGGCGTGCTGACGCCGGAGCGGCTGGTGCAGCGCTGGCGTGAACAGCTGCCGGCACGTGGCCTGCAGAGCGACACCGTGATCGACTGGCTGCTGTGGTGGGACAACGCCCTGCTGTGGGCGCTGCGCCCGCAGCTGCCGCAGGGCCGCCTGGTGCTGGTGCTGCGCGACCCGCGCGACATGCTGCTGGACTGGGTGGCCTACGGTGCCGCCGCGCCGCTGGCGATGACGTCGTTGGCCGAAGCCAGTGAATGGCTGACCCGCGCGCTGAACCAGATCGCCACGCTGCATGAGGATGACCTGTACCCGCACGTGCTGCTGCGCATCGACCAGATCGGCAACGATCCGCAGGCGATGGCCGAACTGCTGGGTCGCCTGTTCGAGCGGCCGATGCCGCCGG